A stretch of Bacillus pseudomycoides DNA encodes these proteins:
- a CDS encoding SP_1767 family glycosyltransferase, protein MVQIKIKSMLVFIWNKLVDVKIQSLNRLTIIKDRFTKCFFKPPRIQSIDETFKKIIHDKASVARYGDGEFKLIHNLDITFQRADHLLSKRLKEILLSEDEKFLVCLPDVFQDLSKYADEPKGYWRLHTAKYRLKWYKDLKKGKTYYNSFISRFYYPFRDKSKCKEWFILLKLIWKDRDIVLIEGSKSRLGIGNDLFDNAKSIERILVPEEHAFLHYNKILTAAKKNNKSKLILLAIGPTATILAYDLYKEGYQAIDIGHVDIEYEWFLRQAKTKIKIENKYVCEAGAGQNVGDIQDEEYLSEIKAVIR, encoded by the coding sequence ATGGTACAAATAAAAATAAAAAGTATGTTAGTTTTTATTTGGAATAAATTAGTTGATGTAAAAATTCAGAGTTTGAATCGATTAACTATCATAAAAGATCGATTCACGAAGTGCTTTTTCAAGCCCCCTAGAATTCAATCTATAGATGAAACTTTTAAAAAAATTATTCATGATAAAGCTTCCGTAGCCAGGTATGGTGATGGTGAATTTAAATTAATTCATAATTTAGATATAACATTTCAACGGGCTGATCATTTGTTATCAAAAAGATTAAAAGAAATATTGCTAAGTGAAGATGAGAAGTTCTTAGTTTGTTTACCGGATGTTTTTCAAGATTTATCAAAATATGCAGATGAACCAAAGGGTTATTGGCGTCTTCATACTGCAAAATATAGATTAAAGTGGTATAAAGATTTGAAGAAGGGAAAAACATATTATAATTCCTTTATATCGAGATTCTATTATCCTTTTCGAGATAAGTCAAAATGTAAAGAATGGTTTATATTATTAAAATTAATATGGAAAGATAGAGATATAGTTTTAATAGAAGGCAGTAAGAGTAGGTTAGGTATTGGAAATGATCTGTTTGACAATGCTAAATCAATTGAAAGGATCTTAGTACCAGAGGAGCACGCATTCTTACATTACAATAAAATCTTAACAGCAGCAAAAAAAAATAATAAATCTAAATTGATTCTATTAGCAATAGGGCCTACTGCTACTATATTAGCGTATGATTTGTATAAAGAGGGATATCAAGCAATTGATATAGGACATGTAGATATTGAATACGAATGGTTTTTAAGACAAGCAAAAACTAAAATCAAAATTGAAAATAAGTACGTATGTGAAGCAGGTGCTGGACAAAATGTGGGCGATATTCAAGATGAGGAATATTTAAGCGAAATTAAAGCTGTAATAAGATAG
- a CDS encoding acyltransferase, with protein sequence MTRRYKELDSLRGIAAIIVLLGHFLALFPILGKKVMYSTFGVYFSILWQGHSAVIIFFVLSGFVLSLPFYKGTEFNYLKYLIKRVCRIYIPYIVILFIAIGIKLGIHSKIGTIPGLVQWGSWNMEVSFNRVMDHILFLREFNSDAFIMVIWSLVHEMRISIVFPLIIFLLLRVNWKVSIGIAMFLSVIGYLLMTNIPSEFNMPVSTNYFITLHYSSMFIIGALLAKNREYLVSKIINLKVKYLLLPLGLLFLAIHVSHLCYFPN encoded by the coding sequence ATGACGAGACGTTATAAAGAATTGGATTCCCTTCGGGGTATTGCTGCAATCATTGTTCTATTAGGACACTTCTTAGCATTATTTCCGATATTAGGTAAAAAGGTAATGTATTCAACATTTGGGGTCTATTTTTCTATATTATGGCAAGGTCATTCGGCCGTTATTATATTTTTTGTGTTAAGTGGATTTGTTCTATCCTTGCCTTTTTATAAAGGGACGGAATTTAATTATTTAAAGTATCTTATTAAAAGAGTTTGTAGGATTTATATTCCTTATATTGTGATTCTTTTTATTGCAATAGGAATTAAATTGGGAATTCATTCTAAAATTGGTACCATTCCCGGTTTGGTACAATGGGGTTCATGGAACATGGAAGTTTCTTTTAATAGAGTAATGGATCATATTTTATTCTTGAGAGAATTTAATTCTGATGCGTTTATTATGGTGATTTGGTCATTAGTTCACGAGATGCGAATTTCCATAGTGTTTCCTTTAATTATTTTTCTTTTACTTAGAGTAAACTGGAAAGTAAGTATTGGGATAGCGATGTTTTTATCAGTTATTGGTTATTTATTAATGACGAACATTCCAAGCGAATTTAATATGCCGGTATCCACCAATTACTTTATCACATTACATTATAGCTCAATGTTTATTATTGGTGCACTACTAGCTAAAAACAGAGAATATTTAGTGAGTAAAATTATTAATTTAAAAGTAAAATATCTATTATTGCCTTTAGGTCTTTTATTTTTAGCTATCCACGTATCCCATTTATGTTACTTTCCAAACTAA
- a CDS encoding glycoside hydrolase family 88 protein encodes MIIQAACFVLLAVIAIIIMIDFVPICKNWLGRIKIGRYTDKSLWNQSIINIGIKWLNNTPKIKVTDNTRLIIIDMLKGNYTKSAIQHWQEASLILGLSEYLKYNDDRAVRHEITKFLNSKFDSNGQWIHKPQYVDGAILAYAIMKLDFEEIDKYKKALDTTWEMIQEHIGEDGTIEYRKFMKGYRYVDTIGFICPFLVTYGIRYNKSECIDLAVKQIKEYETYGMLNLSHIPCHAYRLEDKVPLGLYGWGRGLGWFAIGLIDTWNELPENNSYKPVLEESVRKFAKATMKFQQQGNWNWTVTRNECGPDSSATSTLGWFMLNAAKIEDISKECLESADKAIDYLMGVTRRNGAVDFSQGDTKDIGVYSTLFDILPFTQGFCIRLINLRNNYKN; translated from the coding sequence ATGATTATACAGGCAGCGTGCTTTGTGTTACTTGCCGTAATCGCAATTATTATAATGATTGATTTCGTCCCTATATGTAAGAATTGGTTGGGGAGAATAAAAATAGGAAGATATACCGATAAAAGTTTATGGAATCAATCAATTATTAATATAGGTATTAAATGGCTAAATAACACGCCAAAGATTAAGGTAACTGATAATACAAGATTAATAATAATTGATATGTTGAAAGGAAATTATACGAAAAGTGCTATACAGCATTGGCAAGAAGCATCTTTAATATTAGGGTTGTCTGAATACCTGAAATATAACGATGACAGAGCAGTGAGACATGAAATCACAAAGTTTTTGAACTCCAAATTTGATTCTAACGGTCAGTGGATACACAAACCCCAGTATGTAGATGGAGCAATACTTGCTTATGCTATTATGAAGCTGGATTTTGAGGAGATAGATAAATATAAAAAAGCTTTGGATACTACTTGGGAAATGATACAAGAGCATATAGGTGAGGATGGTACGATAGAATATAGAAAGTTTATGAAGGGGTATCGATACGTAGATACCATTGGTTTCATATGTCCATTCTTAGTGACTTACGGCATTAGGTATAACAAAAGTGAGTGTATAGATTTGGCTGTAAAGCAGATTAAAGAATATGAAACATATGGAATGTTAAACTTAAGTCATATACCATGTCATGCTTATAGATTAGAAGATAAAGTTCCTCTAGGTTTATATGGCTGGGGAAGAGGTCTTGGATGGTTTGCTATAGGTCTTATAGATACGTGGAATGAATTACCGGAAAACAACAGCTATAAACCTGTATTAGAAGAAAGTGTACGTAAATTTGCAAAAGCTACAATGAAATTTCAACAACAAGGCAATTGGAATTGGACTGTAACCAGGAACGAATGCGGACCAGATTCCTCCGCTACATCCACACTGGGGTGGTTTATGTTGAATGCAGCAAAGATAGAAGATATTTCAAAGGAATGTTTGGAAAGTGCAGATAAAGCTATCGATTATTTGATGGGAGTGACAAGAAGAAACGGAGCGGTCGACTTCTCTCAAGGTGATACGAAGGATATAGGTGTATATTCTACGTTATTCGATATATTGCCATTCACACAAGGGTTTTGTATTAGATTAATTAATTTACGTAATAATTATAAAAATTAG
- a CDS encoding glycosyltransferase: MKKDVLFVINNLNCGGAEKSLISLLHTMDYSRYNVDLFLFKHEGLFFNKIPKHVNILDEPSEYQYFDMPIKAATIKCLRQGRLDIAFSRICAGYIFKSEKNKARCEQRVWRYLSKSLQTINKKYDVAIGYLEKNPVYFCIEKVKADKKIGFIHTDYDKLGMDSKIDMGYFHSLNHIVTVSEECANVLRQRFPIYNDKIGVIHNVVSPSTINKMSQEKVDIEHKGIKLVSVGRLSSEKGFDLAIEACKDLVGNGYDIKWYIIGEGKDRDKLEKMIEENELQDHFLLLGLKENPYPYIRVADIYVQPSRFEGKSIAIDEAKILHKPIVVTNFSTAKDQIDNEENGIIVDMDAHSLSEGIKKLIHHEELRNKLINNLSDEKLGTESEITKLYTLFK; the protein is encoded by the coding sequence ATGAAAAAAGACGTATTATTTGTTATCAATAATTTGAACTGTGGTGGGGCAGAGAAATCATTAATTTCTCTGTTACATACGATGGATTACTCTCGCTATAATGTGGATTTATTTTTATTTAAGCACGAAGGTTTATTTTTTAATAAAATCCCTAAGCACGTGAATATATTGGACGAACCTTCGGAGTATCAATATTTTGATATGCCAATAAAAGCAGCTACCATTAAATGTTTGCGACAAGGAAGATTAGATATAGCCTTCTCAAGGATTTGTGCAGGTTACATATTTAAAAGTGAGAAAAACAAAGCTCGTTGTGAACAGAGAGTATGGCGATATCTATCAAAATCTCTCCAGACTATAAATAAAAAATATGATGTGGCGATTGGGTACTTAGAGAAGAATCCGGTTTATTTTTGTATAGAAAAGGTTAAAGCAGATAAGAAAATCGGTTTCATACATACTGATTATGACAAGTTAGGAATGGATTCTAAAATTGATATGGGTTATTTTCATTCATTGAATCATATAGTAACGGTGTCTGAGGAATGTGCCAATGTTTTAAGACAAAGATTTCCTATATATAACGACAAGATAGGTGTTATTCATAACGTAGTCTCTCCAAGTACGATAAATAAAATGTCACAGGAAAAGGTAGATATAGAACATAAAGGGATAAAGCTTGTTTCTGTAGGAAGATTAAGTAGTGAAAAGGGATTTGATTTGGCCATAGAAGCATGTAAGGATCTGGTTGGGAATGGATATGACATAAAGTGGTATATTATCGGAGAAGGCAAAGATCGAGATAAATTAGAAAAAATGATAGAAGAAAACGAACTTCAAGATCATTTTTTACTGTTAGGACTGAAAGAAAATCCGTATCCGTACATAAGAGTAGCAGATATATACGTACAACCATCCAGGTTTGAAGGGAAATCTATAGCAATAGACGAAGCAAAAATACTGCATAAACCAATAGTAGTAACAAACTTTAGTACGGCTAAAGACCAAATCGACAATGAAGAAAATGGGATTATTGTAGACATGGATGCTCACTCACTTTCAGAGGGAATTAAAAAATTAATACATCATGAAGAATTAAGAAATAAGTTAATAAATAACTTATCAGATGAAAAGTTAGGAACCGAATCGGAAATAACAAAATTATATACATTATTTAAGTAG
- a CDS encoding glycosyltransferase, whose product MKKKLLFVMPSLSTGGGEKSLINLLSQIDYSLYDVDLFLFSKTGTFMNSIPREVNILDLPSDYKIFASSLKNSIMGFLKNGQIKLAYSRLMFTIKNRLIKNAAISEQYTWEYQSKSFEVLRKEYDVAIGYLEKSSIYFVVDKVNAKKKAGWIHTNYSNSGMDRQFDNPYFEQLDNLITVSEECAKSLQENFPHLKNKVTVIYNIVAPRIIYDLSKEDIKDDSLFDRNYTNIITVARLSHEKGLDLAVKSCKLILEKGYKINWYVLGDGDERDKLESLIEDNHLSQHFKILGVRENPYPYIRKADVYVQPSRYEGKSIAIDEAKILCKPIVVTNFETAKDQINHRVNGIITEMSEEGIATEIERLITDIELRERIVNNLSTETLGTEKEINKLYGIL is encoded by the coding sequence ATGAAAAAAAAACTACTATTTGTTATGCCTAGTTTATCTACTGGTGGTGGAGAGAAAAGCTTGATAAATCTACTATCACAAATAGATTACAGTTTATATGATGTAGATTTATTTTTGTTTAGTAAAACAGGAACATTCATGAATTCGATACCAAGAGAGGTAAATATATTAGATTTGCCAAGTGATTATAAAATATTTGCATCGAGCCTTAAAAATTCAATAATGGGCTTTTTAAAGAATGGGCAAATTAAATTGGCATATTCAAGATTGATGTTCACCATTAAGAATAGATTGATAAAGAATGCTGCTATTTCAGAACAGTATACATGGGAATATCAAAGTAAGTCATTTGAAGTTTTAAGGAAAGAGTACGATGTAGCGATTGGTTATCTTGAGAAGTCTTCAATATATTTTGTAGTTGATAAAGTGAATGCGAAAAAAAAGGCCGGATGGATACATACAAATTACTCGAATTCAGGTATGGATCGTCAGTTTGATAATCCATATTTTGAACAACTAGATAATCTAATAACGGTTTCAGAAGAGTGTGCAAAATCGTTACAGGAAAACTTTCCACATTTAAAAAATAAAGTTACGGTTATATATAATATAGTAGCTCCTAGGATTATATATGATTTATCTAAAGAAGATATAAAAGATGATAGTTTGTTTGATAGAAATTATACTAATATTATTACTGTTGCTAGATTAAGTCATGAAAAGGGTTTAGATTTAGCGGTGAAATCTTGTAAGTTAATTCTAGAAAAAGGATACAAGATAAATTGGTATGTACTAGGGGATGGGGATGAAAGAGATAAATTAGAAAGTTTAATAGAAGATAATCATCTATCCCAACATTTTAAAATCTTAGGTGTTCGAGAAAATCCATATCCTTATATACGAAAAGCAGATGTATATGTACAACCATCTAGGTATGAGGGTAAGTCTATAGCAATTGATGAGGCAAAGATACTGTGTAAACCGATAGTAGTGACCAACTTTGAAACTGCAAAAGATCAAATAAATCATAGAGTAAACGGAATTATTACCGAGATGTCTGAAGAAGGAATTGCAACTGAAATTGAAAGGCTTATCACAGATATAGAATTGAGGGAAAGAATCGTAAATAATTTATCTACAGAAACGTTAGGAACCGAAAAAGAAATAAATAAGCTCTACGGAATTCTTTAA
- a CDS encoding polysaccharide pyruvyl transferase family protein, whose protein sequence is MKFMMFAHGGSLNRGCEAIVRASTNIIKEKIDGAKVCLASDRPETDKVINKLDCIYDGSSRSLKKYSYDWLLSSVKVKLFNDESYALGKIHHNIIKHIKSSDVCLSIGGDNYCYGEQPGWYEIDRRVKMQGKKLVLWGCSIGEEDMSERKLEDLKLFDLILARESLTYNMLKKQGLNNVQLCADAAFTMEKEELELPNGWQEGNTMGLNFSPLVWNRNENSQVAVRELINHILNTTDMTIALTPHVIEDGNNDYEVLYKYYKEFKDTGRVILLPDNLNAIQYKGYIARMRFFIGARTHATIAAYSSFIPTMVLGYSVKSKGISKDIFGEEKLVLDIEEISDSNKLKARFDEMVREEEEIRQKLRQSIPNVKKMSYKAVEYLKELSN, encoded by the coding sequence GTGAAGTTTATGATGTTTGCCCATGGGGGCAGTTTGAATAGAGGGTGCGAAGCGATAGTTCGAGCTTCTACAAATATTATAAAAGAAAAAATAGATGGAGCAAAAGTATGTTTGGCATCAGATAGACCTGAAACAGATAAGGTAATCAATAAGTTAGATTGTATATATGATGGCTCTAGCCGCAGTCTGAAAAAATATTCATATGATTGGTTATTGTCTTCAGTTAAAGTAAAACTCTTTAACGATGAGTCTTATGCATTAGGGAAAATTCATCATAACATAATAAAGCATATAAAAAGTTCCGATGTATGTTTATCTATCGGAGGGGATAATTATTGCTATGGAGAGCAACCTGGGTGGTATGAGATTGATAGAAGAGTAAAAATGCAGGGGAAAAAGCTAGTACTATGGGGATGTTCTATAGGAGAAGAGGATATGTCTGAAAGAAAGTTGGAAGATCTAAAGCTCTTTGATTTAATATTAGCACGCGAAAGTCTTACCTATAATATGTTAAAAAAACAAGGATTAAATAATGTTCAATTGTGTGCCGATGCTGCGTTTACAATGGAAAAAGAAGAATTGGAGTTGCCTAATGGATGGCAAGAAGGAAATACAATGGGTCTTAATTTTAGCCCGCTTGTATGGAATAGAAATGAGAATTCTCAAGTTGCGGTAAGAGAGTTGATTAATCATATATTAAATACTACAGATATGACAATTGCTCTTACACCTCACGTTATTGAAGATGGGAACAATGATTACGAAGTTCTCTACAAATATTACAAAGAATTTAAGGACACAGGCAGAGTGATTCTGTTACCAGATAACTTAAATGCAATACAGTATAAGGGGTATATAGCTAGAATGCGTTTCTTTATAGGAGCTCGAACGCATGCAACTATAGCTGCTTACTCTAGTTTTATTCCGACTATGGTATTGGGATATAGTGTAAAGTCCAAAGGAATATCTAAAGATATATTTGGGGAAGAAAAATTAGTTTTAGATATAGAGGAGATATCTGATAGTAATAAATTAAAAGCAAGATTTGATGAGATGGTACGAGAGGAAGAGGAGATAAGGCAAAAGCTACGACAATCTATACCTAATGTAAAGAAAATGTCCTACAAAGCAGTAGAGTATTTGAAAGAATTGTCTAATTAA
- a CDS encoding glycosyltransferase encodes MKDILVASFDMEVGGVERSLISMLEGFDYKKYAVDLMLYRHQGDFMELVCNKVNLLEEVPQYTTFRKSIGETLKDKEYGIGFSRILSKINTRFAGKAKGIVETGYYQMQLMWKYAIPFLPKLDKEYDVAISYLWPHYFVADKVKAKKKIAWIHTDYSTIETDIEMDLKVWNKFDYIVAVSEACKNSFLKKYSVLKNKVIVMENITSPQFIRDMANEEIDTPMLLDNRFKVITVARLSHAKGIDNAVRALRILKDKGYENIAWYVVGYGGDEIMIKNLIRDLKLENSFVLLGKQTNPYPYIKEADLYVQPSRYEGKAVTVGEAQILAKPVLITNYTTANSQVKNGVDGYITELSVEGIADGIEKLYRDATIRKQLANNCSNTDYSNKYELNKLYEIMEA; translated from the coding sequence ATGAAGGATATACTGGTAGCCTCATTTGATATGGAAGTTGGAGGAGTAGAAAGAAGCCTTATAAGTATGCTTGAGGGTTTTGATTACAAAAAATACGCTGTTGATTTAATGCTGTATAGACATCAAGGGGATTTTATGGAATTAGTTTGTAACAAGGTAAATTTATTAGAAGAGGTTCCACAATACACCACCTTTAGGAAGTCAATCGGAGAAACCCTAAAGGATAAAGAGTATGGCATTGGATTTTCTAGAATTTTATCTAAGATAAATACTCGTTTTGCAGGAAAAGCTAAAGGAATAGTAGAGACAGGATATTATCAAATGCAATTAATGTGGAAATATGCTATTCCATTTTTACCTAAACTAGATAAAGAGTATGATGTTGCAATTAGTTATTTGTGGCCGCATTATTTTGTAGCAGATAAGGTCAAGGCTAAGAAAAAAATAGCATGGATTCATACAGATTATTCTACAATTGAGACAGATATAGAGATGGATTTAAAAGTTTGGAATAAATTTGATTATATTGTAGCTGTATCAGAAGCATGCAAAAATTCATTTTTAAAAAAATATAGTGTATTAAAAAATAAGGTTATAGTAATGGAAAATATAACCTCCCCGCAGTTTATTAGAGATATGGCGAATGAAGAAATAGATACCCCTATGCTTCTTGATAACCGTTTTAAAGTTATAACTGTAGCTAGACTATCTCATGCAAAAGGAATCGATAATGCTGTTAGGGCTTTAAGGATATTGAAAGATAAAGGCTATGAGAATATAGCCTGGTATGTAGTTGGATATGGTGGAGACGAAATAATGATTAAAAATCTAATAAGAGATTTGAAATTAGAAAATAGCTTTGTGTTGCTAGGAAAGCAAACTAATCCATATCCATATATAAAAGAAGCTGATTTATATGTCCAACCATCTAGATATGAGGGAAAAGCTGTTACAGTAGGAGAGGCTCAAATACTTGCAAAACCAGTCCTAATTACAAATTATACAACCGCAAACAGTCAAGTGAAAAATGGGGTTGACGGATATATTACGGAATTATCCGTTGAAGGAATAGCAGATGGAATAGAAAAATTGTATAGGGATGCTACCATAAGAAAGCAGTTAGCTAATAATTGTAGTAATACTGATTATAGTAATAAGTATGAATTAAATAAGTTGTATGAAATTATGGAGGCTTAA
- a CDS encoding capsular polysaccharide synthesis protein, with protein sequence MAFTEKIPRTIHYCWFGKGEKPTIVKKCIDSWKENLSGYEIIEWNEDNFDTNCNLYVKEAYEYKKFAFVSDYVRVYALYKFGGIYLDTDVEVFKSFDDMLHHDSFWGFEQENYIATSTIGATKGNVLIKMFLDSYEEKSFIKEDGKYDSLTNVAIISEILKNKGLQLNGKYQEISGVGAFYPQTYFSPYDYINCRKFITPNTYAMHHFYKSWLPPKARLKSSLKLLASKVIGGENIARIRKFVTKN encoded by the coding sequence TTGGCATTTACAGAAAAGATTCCACGCACCATTCACTATTGTTGGTTTGGTAAAGGAGAAAAACCAACAATAGTAAAAAAATGTATAGATAGCTGGAAAGAGAATTTATCTGGTTATGAAATAATTGAGTGGAATGAAGATAATTTTGATACAAATTGTAATTTATATGTCAAGGAAGCCTATGAATACAAAAAATTTGCATTTGTAAGTGATTATGTAAGAGTATACGCTCTTTATAAATTTGGAGGAATTTACTTAGATACGGATGTGGAGGTATTCAAATCTTTTGATGATATGCTACATCATGATTCATTTTGGGGATTTGAACAAGAGAACTATATAGCTACAAGTACAATAGGAGCCACTAAAGGAAATGTGTTAATAAAAATGTTTCTAGATTCATACGAAGAAAAAAGTTTTATTAAAGAGGATGGAAAGTATGACAGTTTAACCAATGTGGCCATTATAAGCGAGATACTAAAAAATAAAGGATTACAGTTGAATGGAAAATATCAAGAAATAAGTGGGGTAGGAGCCTTCTATCCTCAAACATATTTCTCTCCATATGATTATATTAACTGTAGAAAATTTATTACTCCAAATACATATGCAATGCATCATTTTTATAAAAGTTGGTTACCACCTAAAGCGAGATTGAAGAGTAGTTTAAAACTGTTGGCATCTAAGGTTATAGGTGGAGAAAATATAGCGCGGATAAGAAAATTTGTTACAAAAAATTAG
- a CDS encoding EpsG family protein, whose protein sequence is MFIFWVTLALVYILSFLARYFSTPVIMGPHIVQSKPNKLLVFLTIVILVMVSGLRNNIGDTFFYMYSYKKDTFDWEHIKEGKDMGFNVLQMILKQFSNDPQILIFVTALITNVLIVLVLYKYTRMFELSLYVYITGGMYLISMNGIRQFLAAAIIFAATKYIFEGNWKKYILIILFASTIHQTALILIPIYFMIRRKAWSWETYVTLFCSVLIVIGFNQFLDTLFSVIGDSQYGDYKNFSEGGANILRVGVNIPPIIIAYIGREKLREIFPKSDYVVNMSILGLVFMVISTQNWIFARFSIYFGLYQLILISWIIKLFTDKDQKLVYYAILVFYFIFYTYENVITLNIVYKSNFLNF, encoded by the coding sequence ATGTTTATATTTTGGGTTACGCTGGCTTTAGTTTATATTCTTTCTTTTTTAGCAAGATATTTTTCTACTCCTGTAATAATGGGACCACACATTGTTCAATCAAAGCCAAATAAGCTGTTAGTATTTTTGACAATAGTTATTCTTGTAATGGTGTCTGGTCTCCGTAATAATATCGGAGATACTTTTTTTTATATGTATTCTTATAAAAAAGATACGTTTGATTGGGAACATATAAAAGAAGGAAAAGATATGGGTTTTAATGTGCTTCAGATGATTTTAAAACAGTTCTCTAATGATCCTCAAATATTGATTTTTGTAACGGCACTAATAACAAATGTGCTTATTGTATTGGTTTTATATAAATATACAAGAATGTTTGAATTAAGTTTATATGTATATATAACAGGTGGAATGTATTTAATATCAATGAATGGGATAAGGCAATTTCTTGCAGCAGCAATTATTTTTGCTGCAACAAAATATATATTTGAAGGTAACTGGAAAAAGTATATTTTAATTATTCTATTTGCATCAACAATACATCAAACTGCACTTATCCTTATTCCAATATATTTTATGATTAGGAGAAAAGCATGGTCATGGGAAACGTATGTAACCCTTTTTTGTTCTGTACTCATAGTTATAGGGTTTAATCAATTTTTAGATACGTTATTCTCAGTCATAGGAGATAGTCAGTATGGAGATTACAAGAACTTTTCTGAGGGCGGCGCAAATATACTTAGAGTTGGAGTTAATATTCCTCCAATTATTATTGCTTACATTGGAAGAGAGAAACTTAGGGAAATATTTCCTAAAAGTGACTATGTAGTAAATATGTCGATATTAGGACTTGTATTCATGGTAATTTCAACACAAAATTGGATTTTTGCAAGATTTTCTATATATTTTGGATTATACCAATTAATTTTAATTTCATGGATTATAAAATTATTTACTGATAAAGACCAAAAACTAGTTTATTATGCAATATTAGTATTTTATTTTATTTTCTATACATACGAGAATGTAATAACATTAAACATTGTTTATAAAAGTAACTTTTTAAATTTCTAA
- a CDS encoding glycosyltransferase family A protein, with the protein MKPTLTIFTPTFNRAYTLHLCYESLKRQTSKDFVWLIIDDGSTDDTRELIENWISQGSISIQYHYQENQGMHGAHNTAYELIDTELNVCIDSDDYMADDAVENITRFWKEYGSNDYAGIIGLDANPNGKVIGTMMPEHVKESKLTDLHAKYKVTGDKKLVYRSELTRKTPSYPIFPGEKYCPLSYKYILIDQEHPLLIMNKVLCHVEYLADGSSMNIIKQYRKNPQGFSFFRKVAMKYAPTLKEKFRESIHYVSSNLMIKNYKFLIESPCKFITLVATPFGIMLHFYIQKTSKATVLKNK; encoded by the coding sequence TTGAAACCTACTCTTACAATTTTTACACCTACATTTAACCGTGCTTACACGCTGCATTTATGTTATGAAAGTTTAAAGCGACAGACAAGTAAGGATTTTGTTTGGTTAATTATTGATGATGGATCTACAGATGATACAAGAGAGTTAATAGAAAATTGGATTTCCCAAGGCAGCATTTCAATCCAGTATCATTATCAAGAGAATCAGGGAATGCACGGGGCACATAATACTGCTTACGAATTAATTGATACGGAACTTAATGTTTGTATTGATTCTGATGATTATATGGCGGATGATGCCGTTGAAAATATCACTCGTTTTTGGAAGGAGTATGGAAGTAATGATTACGCTGGCATAATAGGATTAGACGCTAATCCAAATGGAAAAGTTATTGGAACGATGATGCCGGAACATGTGAAGGAATCTAAACTGACAGATTTGCATGCGAAATATAAAGTCACAGGTGATAAAAAGTTAGTTTATCGATCAGAGTTAACACGAAAAACCCCATCATATCCAATATTTCCGGGCGAAAAGTACTGTCCTCTAAGTTATAAATATATTCTTATTGATCAAGAGCATCCGTTACTCATCATGAATAAAGTTCTGTGCCATGTTGAGTATTTAGCAGATGGATCTAGCATGAACATTATTAAGCAATATAGAAAAAATCCTCAAGGATTCTCATTCTTTAGAAAAGTTGCTATGAAATATGCTCCTACATTAAAAGAAAAATTTCGAGAATCTATACATTATGTATCTAGCAACTTGATGATCAAAAACTATAAATTTCTCATTGAGTCCCCATGTAAATTTATTACTTTGGTGGCTACACCATTTGGGATTATGCTTCATTTTTATATTCAAAAGACAAGTAAAGCTACTGTTTTGAAAAATAAATAG